The window CTTTGGCGACGCCGACAAAATCCGGGTTTTCTACGGCGGCGGTGAGCGCCcggatttggggatttgggggatttgggggattttgggggattttggggaaCAGACCCCCCCTGGATCACTGGGATCAACCCCAAATCCTTGCACTGCTCCCCCGGCATCCCACGGCGGGATTGGGTTGATCCACGCGGGGTTTGATCCGGGCGGGGCGAAATCTGCGGGTTTTGGGGTGGATTTAGGGACAAAGTGGGAGCGNNNNNNNNNNNNNNNNNNNNNNNNNNNNNNNNNNNNNNNNNNNNNNNNNNNNNNNNNNNNNNNNNNNNNNNNNNNNNNNNNNNNNNNNNNNNNNNNNNNNNNNNNNNNNNNNNNNNNNNNNNNNNNNNNNNNNNNNNNNNNNNNNNNNNNNNNNNNNNNNNNNNNNNNNNNNNNNNNNNNNNNNNNNNNNNNNNNNNNNNNNNNNNNNNNNNNNNNNNNNNNNNNNNNNNNNNNNNNNNNNNNNNNNNNNNNNNNNNNNNNNNNNNNNNNNNNNNNNNNNNNNNNNNNNNNNNNNNNNNNNNNNNNNNNNNNNNNNNNNNNNNNNNNNNNNNNNNNNNNNNNNNNNNNNNNNNNNNNNNNNNNNNNNNNNNNNNNNNNNNNNNNNNNNNNNNNNNNNNNNNNNNNNNNNNNNNNNNNNNNNNNNNNNNNNNNNNNNNNNNNNNNNNNNNNNNNNNNNNNNNNNNNNNNNNNNNNNNNNNNNNNNNNNNNNNNNNNNNNNNNNNNNNNNNNNNNNNNNNNNNNNNNNNNNNNNNNNNNNNNNNNNNNNNNNNNNNNNNNNNNNNNNNNNNNNNNNNNNNNNNNNNNNNNNNNNNNNNNNNNNNNNNNNNNNNNNNNNNNNNNNNNNNNNNNNNNNNNNNNNNNNNNNNNNNNNNNNNNNNNNNNNNNNNNNNNNNNNNNNNNNNNNNNNNNNNNNNNNNNNNNNNNNNNNNNNNNNNNNNNNNNNNNNNNNNNNNNNNNNNNNNNNNNNNNNNNNNNNNNNNNNNNNNNNNNNNNNNNNNNNNNNNNNNNNNNNNNNNNNNNNNNNNNNNNNNNNNNNNNNNNNNNNNNNNNNNNNNNNNNNNNNNNNNNNNNNNNNNNNNNNNNNNNNNNNNNNNNNNNNNNNNNNNNNNNNNNNNNNNNNNNNNNNNNNNNNNNNNNNNNNNNNNNNNNNNNNNNNNNNNNNNNNNNNNNNNNNNNNNNNNNNNNNNNNNNNNNNNNNNNNNNNNNNNNNNNNNNNNNNNNNNNNNNNNNNNNNNNNNNNNNNNNNNNNNNNNNNNNNNNNNNNNNNNNNNNNNNNNNNNNNNNNNNNNNNNNNNNNNNNNNNNNNNNNNNNNNNNNNNNNNNNNNNNNNNNNNNNNNNNNNNNNNNNNNNNNNNNNNNNNNNNNNNNNNNNNNNNNNNNNNNNNNNNNNNNNNNNNNNNNNNNNNNNNNNNNNNNNNNNNNNNNNNNNNNNNNNNNNNNNNNNNNNNNNNNNNNNNNNNNNNNNNNNNNNNNNNNNNNNNNNNNNNNNNNNNNNNNNNNNNNNNNNNNNNNNNNNNNNNNNNNNNNNNNNNNNNNNNNNNNNNNNNNNNNNNNNNNNNNNNNNNNNNNNNNNNNNNNNNNNNNNNNNNNNNNNNNNNNNNNNNNNNNNNNNNNNNNNNNNNNNNNNNNNNNNNNNNNNNNNNNNNNNNNNNNNNNNNNNNNNNNNNNNNNNNNNNNNNNNNNNNNNNNNNNNNNNNNNNNNNNNNNNNNNNNNNNNNNNNNNNNNNNNNNNNNNNNNNNNNNNNNNNNNNNNNNNNNNNNNNNNNNNNNNNNNNNNNNNNNNNNNNNNNNNNNNNNNNNNNNNNNNNNNNNNNNNNNNNNNNNNNNNNNNNNNNNNNNNNNNNNNNNNNNNNNNNNNNNNNNNNNNNNNNNNNNNNNNNNNNNNNNNNNNNNNNNNNNNNNNNNNNNNNNNNNNNNNNNNNNNNNNNNNNNNNNNNNNNNNNNNNNNNNNNNNNNNNNNNNNNNNNNNNNNNNNNNNNNNNNNNNNNNNNNNNNNNNNNNNNNNNNNNNNNNNNNNNNNNNNNNNNNNNNNNNNNNNNGGGATGAACCCCTTTAAAAACTGGGATAAATCCCTTTAATAACTGGGATAAACCCctttatttcctgtattttcaggGTGGGAAGCTCCAGCACAAGATTCGGGGGTGCAGTGCTTTTGGTGccaacagctgcattttttaacCATTTTCTCCCGTTTTTCCCCCACGCCCAGGGCCCCGATTTTGGCTACGTGGCCCGGCAGGCTCCGGAGGGCGCTTCCAGCCTGGATTCCTTCGGGAATTTGGAGGTGAGCCCTCCGGTGACGGTGGCGGGCAAGGAGTACCCCTTGGGGCGCATCCTGATCGGCAGCAGCTTCCCCAGGTGAGCCGGCAGCAGGAGAACCccaaaggaaaaggatttcCTGACTGGGTTTGGGGTCGGCTCCGAGCGGGGTGTCCCAACCGGCCGGCGCTCCCCCAGGCTGGGCGGCCGCAGGATGGCCAAGGCCGTGCGGGATTTCCTGCTGGCCCAGAAGGTCCAGGCGCCCGTGGAGCTCTTCTCGGACTGGCTCCACGTCGGGCACGTGGATGAGTTCCTGAGCTTCGTCCCCGCGCCCGATCGGAAGGTGAGGAATCCCGGGATGGGGAAAAAGAGGGATGAGACCCTCGGAGCCCTCCCcgacctcctcctcctcctcctcctcctcctggcccGCAGGGATTCCggctgctcctggccagccCCAGCGCCTGTTACCAGCTGCtcaaggagaagcaggaggaggggtTTGGAGAGGCTGCCATGTTCCAGGGTAGGGGGGGACGGGAAAAGGGGCTCCGAGCGtccatttcccctttttcctgcaAAACGCCGTGGGGGAGGTGGCCGGACCCTGAAAGCTGGCTGGGAACTGGGGGTAGAATGGAGCAGAATTAATGAATGAATTAATTCATAACACTGATCGCGTTCCCGGAGCTCTGGGGTCACAGCAGGGGTCTCATCCCGGCTGAGCTGGGCAGAATTCCAGCCCGGCTccctctgggcagggctggacagGGACGGGGTGCCCAAGCCGACCATCAACGAGATCCTGGCTAATGAGGAGCTCCGCAAGTTCAACGAGTACGCCCAGgtgagggagggagcaggaggctcTGATCCATCGCTCCCTCCGTGTCCTTCTGTCCCCTtgtccctcttccctcccctccagaCATCCTCCATCATCACCCCCACTTCATCCAtctgctctgtccctctgtccctccctctgtccctccctctGTCCAGCCTTCCgtccatccatggatccatctatccatcatccatccatcatccatccatcNNNNNNNNNNNNNNNNNNNNNNNNNNNNNNNNNNNNNNNNNNNNNNNNNNNNNNNNNNNNNNNNNNNNNNNNNNNNNNNNNNNNNNNNNNNNNNNNNNNNNNNNNNNNNNNNNNNNNNNNNNNNNNNNNNNNNNNNNNNNNNNNNNNNNNNNNNNNNNNNNNNNNNNNNNNNNNNNNNNNNNNNNNNNNNNNNNNNNNNNNNNNNNNNNNNNNNNNNNNNNNNNNNNNNNNNNNNNNNNNNNNNNNNNNNNNNNNNNNNNNNNNNNNNNNNNNNNNNNNNNNNNNNNNNNNNNNNNNNNNNNNNNNNNNNNNNNNNNNNNNNNNNNNNNNNNNNNNNNNNNNNNNNNNNNNNNNNNNNNNNNNNNNNNNNNNNNNNNNNNNNNNNNNNNNNNNNNNNNNNNNNNNNNNNNNNNNNNNNNNNNNNNNNNNNNNNNNNNNNNNNNNNNNNNNNNNNNNNNNNNNNNNNNNNNNNNNNNNNNNNNNNNNNNNNNNNNNNNNNNNNNNNNNNNNNNNNNNNNNNNNNNNNNNNNNNNNNNNNNNNNNNNNNNNNNNNNNNNNNNNNNNNNNNNNNNNNNNNNNNNNNNNNNNNNNNNNNNNNNNNNNNNNNNNNNNNNNNNNNNNNNNNNNNNNNNNNNNNNNNNNNNNNNNNNNNNNNNNNNNNNNNNNNNNNNNNNNNNNNNNNNNNNNNNNNNNNNNNNNNNNNNNNNNNNNNNNNNNNNNNNNNNNNNNNNNNNNNNNNNNNNNNNNNNNNNNNNNNNNNNNNNNNNNNNNNNNNNNNNNNNNNNNNNNNNNNNNNNNNNNNNNNNNNNNNNNNNNNNNNNNNNNNNNNNNNNNNNNNNNNNNNNNNNNNNNNNNNNNNNNNNNNNNNNNNNNNNNNNNNNNNNNNNNNNNNNNNNNNNNNNNNNNNNNNNNNNNNNNNNNNNNNNNNNNNNNNNNNNNNNNNNNNNNNNNNNNNNNNNNNNNNNNNNNNNNNNNNNNNNNNNNNNNNNNNNNNNNNNNNNNNNNNNNNNNNNNNNNNNNNNNNNNNNNNNNNNNNNNNNNNNNNNNNNNNNNNNNNNNNNNNNNNNNNNNNNNNNNNNNNNNNNNNNNNNNNNNNNNNNNNNNNNNNNNNNNNNNNNNNNNNNNNNNNNNNNNNNNNNNNNNNNNNNNNNNNNNNNNNNNNNNNNNNNNNNNNNNNNNNNNNNNNNNNNNNNNNNNNNNNNNNNNNNNNNNNNNNNNNNNNNNNNNNNNNNNNNNNNNNNNNNNNNNNNNNNNNNNNNNNNNNNNNNNNNNNNNNNNNNNNNNNNNNNNNNNNNNNNNNNNNNNNNNNNNNNNNNNNNNNNNNNNNNNNNNNNNNNNNNNNNNNNNNNNNNNNNNNNNNNNNNNNNNNNNNNNNNNNNNNNNNNNNNNNNNNNNNNNNNNNNNNNNNNNNNNNNNNNNNNNNNNNNNNNNNNNNNNNNNNNNNNNNNNNNNNNNNNNNNNNNNNNNNNNNNNNNNNNNNNNNNNNNNNNNNNNNNNNNNNNNNNNNNNNNNNNNNNNNNNNNNNNNNNNNNNNNNNNNNNNNNNNNNNNNNNNNNNNNNNNNNNNNNNNNNNNNNNNNNNNNNNNNNNNNNNNNNNNNNNNNNNNNNNNNNNNNNNNNNNNNNNNNNNNNNNNNNNNNNNNNNNNNNNNNNNNNNNNNNNNNNNNNNNNNNNNNNNNNNNNNNNNNNNNNNNNNNNNNNNNNNNNNNNNNNNNNNNNNNNNNNNNNNNNNNNNNNNNNNNNNNNNNNNNNNNNNNNNNNNNNNNNNNNNNNNNNNNNNNNNNNNNNNNNNNNNNNNNNNNNNNNNNNNNNNNNNNNNNNNNNNNNNNNNNNNNNNNNNNNNNNNNNNNNNNNNNNNNNNNNNNNNNNNNNNNNNNNNNNNNNNNNNNNNNNNNNNNNNNNNNNNNNNNNNNNNNNNNNNNNNNNNNNNNNNNNNNNNNNNNNNNNNNNNNNNNNNNNNNNNNNNNNNNNNNNNNNNNNNNNNNNNNNNNNNNNNNNNNNNNNNNNNNNNNNNNNNNNNNNNNNNNNNNNNNNNNNNNNNNNNNNNNNNNNNNNNNNNNNNNNNNNNNNNNNNNNNNNNNNNNNNNNNNNNNNNNNNNNNNNNNNNNNNNNNNNNNNNNNNNNNNNNNNNNNNNNNNNNNNNNNNNNNNNNNNNNNNNNNNNNNNNNNNNNNNNNNNNNNNNNNNNNNNNNNNNNNNNNNNNNNNNNNNNNNNNNNNNNNNNNNNNNNNNNNNNNNNNNNNNNNNNNNNNNNNNNNNNNNNNNNNNNNNNNNNNNNNNNNNNNNNNNNNNNNNNNNNNNNNNNNNNNNNNNNNNNCACCTGTCCTGGCACCTGTCACCTGTTCTGTCACCTGTCACCTGGGCTGTTACCTGTCACCCGTCACTGTCACATGTCCTGTCACCTGTCCTGTCACCTGGgctgtcacctgtcctggcacCTGGCACCTGTCCTGTCACCTGGGCTGTTACCTGTCACCTGTCACCTGGGCTGTTACCTGTCACCTATCACCTGTCCTGTCATCTGGGCTGTCATCTGTCACCTGTCACCTGTCCTTTCACATgtcccccccgtgtcccccaCCTCCCAATCCCGTCCCGTCCCTCCCAAGTGCCTTTGGGGTCAGGAATAACTCCAGGCTGTGGCTCCGGGGTCTCTCCCGGCACTGGGAGAGCTCTGGACTGGTTAAACTGGTGGGGAGCGGGAGCCGCTGTCCCGCGGGATCagggaacaaagaaaaattaaaaaaaataaattttcgGTATTGAAAAACGAAGAAACCGGGACTTAAAAAGGccaaaaatcagaatttttgaATCTCAAACCGACGGAAGCGGATGGAATTCCTCGGGAATGGCCCCTCGGGAATGACCCCCACCCTTCCCGAGCCGGGAATTCCTCGGGAATGTGGCAACGCCCCCCTCCCCCCGAggctttttttgggttttggtgatTCCCCACCCGAAATCCTAAATATTGCTCCAAAAAacgggattttgggattttccagccGGGACCTCCTCTCTCCAACCCCTCTGGAAAACAACCcccatcccaaaaaaaaccccaaaaattgACCAaagcccttttttctttttgtttgttttactgcaaACTCCCCGAGCGCCGCCCCGGGGGAGATGGGAAGGAGcaaaaaatccatggaaaaatccAGGAGAATCCCTAAAAACGGCCCGAAGGGAGCGGGAATGGCGCGGGGCAGAGCCGGGCTCTGCTCCTGAAGGCACCTCGAGATTCCAGCACAGTGACCTGGCACGGAGGGAATCGGGAatggggaaggaggaaatgcGGGAATTCCCGCTGATCCCGGGCCAAACCATCCgccagaaggggaaaaaagaaaaatcccaaattcccggGAAAAGGAATTCCTTTGGGACTCCCCTCGTGATCCCTGAGATGTCCCCGGGGTGGGCGAGGGCGGGGAGGGGAGCCCGGgaatgctgctgggatgggatccgggaatgctgctgggatgggatccGGGAATtctgctgggatgggatccGGGAATtctgctgggatgggatccgggaatgctgctgggatgggatccGGGAATtctgctgggatgggatccgggaatgctgctgggatgggatccGGGATCCCCGCGGATgctggagggtgggaaggggggAAATCCCNNNNNNNNNNNNNNNNNNNNNNNNNNNNNNNNNNNNNNNNNNNNNNNNNNNNNNNNNNNNNNNNNNNNNNNNNNNNNNNNNNNNNNNNNNNNNNNNNNNNNNNNNNNNNNNNNNNNNNNNNNNNNNNNNNNNNNNNNNNNNNNNNNNNNNNNNNNNNNNNNNNNNNNNNNNNNNNNNNNNNNNNNNNNNNNNNNNNNNNNNNNNNNNNNNNNNNNNNNNNNNNNNNNNNNNNNNNNNNNNNNNNNNNNNNNNNNNNNNNNNNNNNNNNNNNNNNNNNNNNNNNNNNNNNNNNNNNNNNNNNNNNNNNNNNNNNNNNNNNNNNNNNNNNNNNNNNNNNNNNNNNNNNNNNNNNNNNNNNNNNNNNNNNNNNNNNNNNNNNNNNNNNNNNNNNNNNNNNNNNNNNNNNNNNNNNNNNNNNNNNNNNNNNNNNNNNNNNNNNNNNNNNNNNNNNNNNNNNNNNNNNNNNNNNNNNNNNNNNNNNNNNNNNNNNNNNNNNNNNNNNNNNNNNNNNNNNNNNNNNNNNNNNNNNNNNNNNNNNNNNNNNNNNNNNNNNNNNNNNNNNNNNNNNNNNNNNNNNNNNNNNNNNNNNNNNNNNNNNNNNNNNNNNNNNNNNNNNNNNNNNNNNNNNNNNNNNNNNNNNNNNNNNNNNNNNNNNNNNNNNNNNNNNNNNNNNNNNNNNNNNNNNNNNNNNNNNNNNNNNNNNNNNNNNNNNNNNNNNNNNNNNNNNNNNNNNNNNNNNNNNNNNNNNNNNNNNNNNNNNNNNNNNNNNNNNNNNNNNNNNNNNNNNNNNNNNNNNNNNNNNNNNNNNNNNNNNNNNNNNNNNNNNNNNNNNNNNNNNNNNNNNNNNNNNNNNNNNNNNNNNNNNNNNNNNNNNNNNNNNNNNNNNNNNNNNNNNNNNNNNNNNNNNNNNNNNNNNNNNNNNNNNNNNNNNNNNNNNNNNNNNNNNNNNNNNNNNNNNNNNNNNNNNNNNNNNNNNNNNNNNNNNNNNNNNNNNNNNNNNNNNNNNNNNNNNNNNNNNNNNNNNNNNNNNNNNNNNNNNNNNNNNNNNNNNNNNNNNNNNNNNNNNNNNNNNNNNNNNNNNNNNNNNNNNNNNNNNNNNNNNNNNNNNNNNNNNNNNNNNNNNNNNNNNNNNNNNNNNNNNNNNNNNNNNNNNNNNNNNNNNNNNNNNNNNNNNNNNNNNNNNNNNNNNNNNNNNNNNNNNNNNNNNNNNNNNNNNNNNNNNNNNNNNNNNNNNNNNNNNNNNNNNNNNNNNNNNNNNNNNNNNNNNNNNNNNNNNNNNNNNNNNNNNNNNNNNNNNNNNNNNNNNNNNNNNNNNNNNNNNNNNNNNNNNNNNNNNNNNNNNNNNNNNNNNNNNNNNNNNNNNNNNNNNNNNNNNNNNNNNNNNNNNNNNNNNNNNNNNNNNNNNNNNNNNNNNNNNNNNNNNNNNNNNNNNNNNNNNNNNNNNNNNNNNNNNNNNNNNNNNNNNNNNNNNNNNNNNNNNNNNNNNNNNNNNNNNNNNNNNNNNNNNNNNNNNNNNNNNNNNNNNNNNNNNNNNNNNNNNNNNNNNNNNNNNNNNNNNNNNNNNNNNNNNNNNNNNNNNNNNNNNNNNNNNNNNNNNNNNNNNNNNNNNNNNNNNNNNNNNNNNNNNNNNNNNNNNNNNNNNNNNNNNNNNNNNNNNNNNNNNNNNNNNNNNNNNNNNNNNNNNNNNNNNNNNNNNNNNNNNNNNNNNNNNNNNNNNNNNNNNNNNNNNNNNNNNNNNNNNNNNNNNNNNNNNNNNNNNNNNNNNNNNNNNNNNNNNNNNNNNNNNNNNNNNNNNNNNNNNNNNNNNNNNNNNNNNNNNNNNNNNNNNNNNNNNNNNNNNNNNNNNNNNNNNNNNNNNNNNNNNNNNNNNNNNNNNNNNNNNNNNNNNNNNNNNNNNNNNNNNNNNNNNNNNNNNNNNNNNNNNNNNNNNNNNNNNNNNNNNNNNNNNNNNNNNNNNNNNNNNNNNNNNNNNNNNNNNNNNNNNNNNNNNNNNNNNNNNNNNNNNNNNNNNNNNNNNNNNNNNNNNNNNNNNNNNNNNNNNNNNNNNNNNNNNNNNNNNNNNNNNNNNNNNNNNNNNNNNNNNNNNNNNNNNNNNNNNNNNNNNNNNNNNNNNNNNNNNNNNNNNNNNNNNNNNNNNNNNNNNNNNNNNNNNNNNNNNNNNNNNNNNNNNNNNNNNNNNNNNNNNNNNNNNNNNNNNNNNNNNNNNNNNNNNNNNNNNNNNNNNNNNNNNNNNNNNNNNNNNNNNNNNNNNNNNNNNNNNNNNNNNNNNNNNNNNNNNNNNNNNNNNNNNNNNNNNNNNNNNNNNNNNNNNNNNNNNNNNNNNNNNNNNNNNNNNNNNNNNNNNNNNNNNNNNNNNNNNNNNNNNNNNNNNNNNNNNNNNNNNNNNNNNNNNNNNNNNNNNNNNNNNNNNNNNNNNNNNNNNNNNNNNNNNNNNNNNNNNNNNNNNNNNNNNNNNNNNNNNNNNNNNNNNNNNNNNNNNNNNNNNNNNNNNNNNNNNNNNNNNNNNNNNNNNNNNNNNNNNNNNNNNNNNNNNNNNNNNNNNNNNNNNNNNNNNNNNNNNNNNNNNNNNNNNNNNNNNNNNNNNNNNNNNNNNNNNNNNNNNNNNNNNNNNNNNNNNNNNNNNNNNNNNNNNNNNNNNNNNNNNNNNNNNNNNNNNNNNNNNNNNNNNNNNNNNNNNNNNNNNNNNNNNNNNNNNNNNNNNNNNNNNNNNNNNNNNNNNNNNNNNNNNNNNNNNNNNNNNNNNNNNNNNNNNNNNNNNNNNNNNNNNNNNNNNNNNNNNNNNNNNNNNNNNNNNNNNNNNNNNNNNNNNNNNNNNNNNNNNNNNNNNNNNNNNNNNNNNNNNNNNNNNNNNNNNNNNNNNNNNNNNNNNNNNNNNNNNNNNNNNNNNNNNNNNNNNNNNNNNNNNNNNNNNNNNNNNNNNNNNNNNNNNNNNNNNNNNNNNNNNNNNNNNNNNNNNNNNNNNNNNNNNNNNNNNNNNNNNNNNNNNNNNNNNNNNNNNNNNNNNNNNNNNNNNNNNNNNNNNNNNNNNNNNNNNNNNNNNNNNNNNNNNNNNNNNNNNNNNNNNNNNNNNNNNNNNNNNNNNNNNNNNNNNNNNNNNNNNNNNNNNNNNNNNNNNNNNNNNNNNNNNNNNNNNNNNNNNNNNNNNNNNNNNNNNNNNTTCCCATTCCTGATCCCAATCCCGATCTGTACGGTGTGGTTGGCTCCACAGGCCACGTCCCacccccattcccattcccacattcccattcccatattcccattcccaatcccaatcccaatcccgCTCCATACGGTGTGGTTGGCTCCGCAGGCCACGTCCCgcccccattcccattcccacattcccattcccacattcccattcccattcccgatcCGTACGGTGTGGTTGGCTCCGCAGGCCACATCCCGcccccattccccattcccacattcccattcccacattcccattcccattcccgatcCGTACGGTGTGGTTGGCTCCGCAGGCCACgtcccatccccattcccattcccacattcccattcccatattcccattcccagtttccCGGTGTCCGTACGGTGTGGTTGGCTCCGCAGGCCACGTCCCNNNNNNNNNNNNNNNNNNNNNNNNNNNNNNNNNNNNNNNNNNNNNNNNNNNNNNNNNNNNNNNNNNNNNNNNNNNNNNNNNNNNNNNNNNNNNNNNNNNNNNNNNNTCCCGATCCGTACGGTGTGGTTGGCTCCGCAGGCCACGTCCCGGACCACCACGTTGGGCACGGGCAGCACCTGCCCGTCCTTGGTGCGCTCCACGAAGAGCGCCAGGCGCCGCGGCAGCAGCTCGCAGTCGTACTCGATGCGCTGCGCCCGCGCGATGAACTTCCCGTCGGAATTGTGCCCTGCAGCGCCGGGACAAGGCNNNNNNNNNNNNNNNNNNNNNNNNNNNNNNNNNNNNNNNNNNNNNNNNNNNNNNNNNNNNNNNNNNNNNNNNNNNNNNNNNNNNNNNNNNNNNNNNNNNNNNNNNNNNNNNNNNNNNNNNNNNNNNNNNNNNNNNNNATCCCATGGGATGATCCCAAACCCACAGGATGATCCCAAATCCCGTACCCAGCTGTCCGTACTCGCAACACCTGAAGGAGCTGAGGCTTGCAATCCATGGGATGATCCCGAACTGCCCCAATCCCATGGGATGATCCCAAGCCCACGGGATGATCCCAAATCCCGTACCCAGCTGTCCGTACTCCGGACACCCACAGGAGTTCATCCATGGGGTTATCCCATGGGATTATCCCAGCTTTCCGTACCCAGCTGTCCATACTCTGGACATCCGAAGGAGTACACAGAGTTCATCCATGGGGTTTTCCCACGGGATTATCCCGGGTTTCCGTACCCAGCTGTCCGTACTCCGGATACCCGAAGGAGTACACAGAGTACATCCATGGGGTTATCCCATGGGATTATCCCGGGTTTCCGTACCCAGCTGTCCATACTCTGGATACCCGAAGGAGTACACAGAGTACATCCATGGGGTTATCCCATGGGATGATCCCAAATCCCGTACCCAGCTGTCCGTACTCCGGACACCCGAAGGAGTACAGGTTCCCCTTGCAGTCCATCACCATGCTGAACTCGGCACCGCAGCCCAGCTTGCAGATCGGCTGCCCGTTGTACAGGATCTGGGAAAAACCGGGAATCGGGATCAGGAAAACCGGGAACCAGGGGAAACGGGATGGGGAACGCGGGAAAGAGCGGGATCAGAAAAAAGCcgggggaaaagggaaaaacgGGGATGGGAAGCgcaggagaagctgggaaaatgggataaggaaaggcaggaaaaagggaaaaatggggaGTTTCCATGGGAAATCCCTGGTCTGCAGGAAAAATGGGATCAAGAGGATGGGAAGAGAGGGTAAAAAGAAAGacatgggaaaagcaggaaaaacaggatccagaaacagaggaaaaagggaaaaaaaaagggaatttccaCGGGAAATCCCCAATCTGCAGGAAAAGCCGGAAAACCagaatccaaaaaaaaaatttgggaagcaggggaaaaaaagctgaatttccatTGGAAAATCCCCAACAACTCAACTTCCAAATCCCGGTTTTTCCTTTCCCCGCCGCAGCCGGGAGCGGCTCCTGGCTGAGATCCCGAGGGGGTTTTCCCAGGAATATTTCGCGGGATGCCCCCAGATGTGTGGATTTGTCCGGGAATGCCGGGAATTTGGGATCCGTacctgtgtggggctgggcacGGCATCCGTCTGgttccccagccccagctggccCAGCTTGTTCTCCCCGAAGGCGAACACGGAGCCGCTCTCTGCGGGAACAGCGGGATCGGGGGGAAAAGCGGGATCTTGGGAATGCTCTCCCACAATTTGGGGGAGAAAGAGGTGGGTTTTGGGATAAAGGGGCAGGTTTTGGGGCGTTTCCCAGGATTTTGGACATAGGGTCAGATTGGGTGCAGTTTTCCCGGGATTTGGTGCACTTTCCCTGAGATTTGGGCTGTTTGGGATTCAGTGAAGTTTTCCCAGGATTGGGGCATTTCCCAGGCCGGGGCCATTCCCAGGCCATTCCCAGACCATTCTCGGACCATTCCCGGACCATTCCCGGACCATTCCCAAGCCATTCCCAGACCATTCCCAGACCATTCCCGGATCATTCCCAGACCATTCCCAGACCATTCCCAGACCATTCCCCGGCCNNNNNNNNNNNNNNNNNNNNNNNNNNNNNNNNNNNNNNNNNNNNNNNNNNNNNNNNNNNNNNNNNNNNNNNNNNNNNNNNNNNNNNNNNNNNNNNNNNNNNNNNNNNNNNNNNNNNNNNNNNNNNNNNNNNNNNNNNNNNNNNNNNNNNNNNNNNNNNNNNNNNNNNNNNNNNNNNNNNNNNNNNNNNNNNNNNNNNNNNNNNNNNNNNNNNNNNNNNNNNNNNNNNNNNNNNNNNNNNNNNNNNNNNNNNNNNNNNNNNNNNNNNNNNNNNNNNNNNNNNNNNNNNNNNNNNNNNNNNNNNNNNNNNNNNNNNNNNNNNNNNNNNNNNNNNNNNNNNNNNNNNNNNNNNNNNNNNNNNNNNNNNNNNNNNNNNNNNNNNNNNNNNNNNNNNNNNNNNNNNNNNNNNNNNNNNNNNNNNNNNNNNNNNNNNNNN is drawn from Parus major isolate Abel chromosome 21, Parus_major1.1, whole genome shotgun sequence and contains these coding sequences:
- the RCC2 gene encoding protein RCC2, whose translation is MAEGEFIPGIADPAAGEGREAPGSGRDRSRIDGASARKAESAWRAPGRAGSVPECPLCPLSVPKCPWLSLSVPWVPQKLEGSKSRGQLLIFGATNWDLIGRKEVPKQQAAYRNLGQNLWGPHRYGSLGALRVRSVVSGPCAAHSLLITAEGRLWSWGEPGTRGGARTKSWETPQNLPLYPKTHLFLPQIVGEHSQDPAFPPDPAVPAESGSVFAFGENKLGQLGLGNQTDAVPSPTQILYNGQPICKLGCGAEFSMVMDCKGNLYSFGCPEYGQLGHNSDGKFIARAQRIEYDCELLPRRLALFVERTKDGQVLPVPNVVVRDVACGANHTVRIG